GGCGAGCGCGTCCCGGTAGGTCTGGATGCGCACGGCCCACGGGTCGACCAGCAGGATGCTCGTCTGGTTGTTCACCATCGTGTCGTCGAGGCGGCTGCTCAGTCCGTCGTCGACGACCTCGATGTTGCTGGTGTAGCCCTCCTGCACGATCACCCGCTGCGCCCGGTGGGCGACCGTGGGGTGCTTGGGCGGGTGGTACGGCGTCCACTCCCGCGGGGAACGCCCGTAGTACTCCGGCCGCTGCCGGCCCTGTGGCAGCGGGTCGGTGACACCGGCTGCCAGGAAGACCTGCACGTGCCCGGTGCCCGGTGCGGCGGCACCCTGGTGCTCGGCGGTCGGGAACAGGCCGCGTACGTCGCCGAGGTCGAGGCCGGGGGTCACCGGCAGCCGGAACCGCTCCGCGGCTATCCGCACCCGGGCGGCGATCTTCCTGACGATCCTGTGGTACTCCGGGCCGGTCGGGTCGGTGCGCAGGATCTGCATCAGGCCCTGTGCGGAGTACTCCGGGCCCATGCCCGCCTCGTGGTACTGGAAGCGGGCGACCTCGTCGGGGACCTCTGTATCCATGGGCTCCCACAGCACCGGAACCAGCGCCGGGACGTCCATCTCGGTCTCCCGGCGGTAGCGCAGGAGCCTCTCCCAGAAGGCCGTCCACTCCTTGCCGCAGTACTCGCTGTGCAGATACGCGGGCGAGTACAGGGCGACGAAGGCGCGGCAGTGTCCGACCGCCGCACCGAGGACCCTCGACCAGTCCGCTCCCAGACCGAGGCGCTCGACGTCGCGGAACGGCGGCTGTGCCGTCGAGTCGGCACCGATCCGGCGGAGCTCCAGCACGAGGTCGTCGTGGAACCGCTTCACGAACTCGTCGCGGTCGTCCTTCCGCGCATAACTGAGGAAGAAGTACGGCTCCTGAACCAAGGCGCCCCCCGATGCCTCCCCGGTCGACCTGGCGCCATGCCACGTGCATGCCGGAGTACGTCCGGGTCATACCCAGAGCGCCGATGACTCAAGCTGTCGGGTTCGGACATCTGTCCGGGTGTGCGGAGGGGGGTGGGAGGGGGTGGGAGGGGGTGGCAGGCGCCGGGATCTCAGAGCATCGACGAGTCGAAGGCGGCGTACGGAACACCGACCGGATGGACGGCCTCGTCGACCACGCGGCGCAGCACCGCGCCCAGCACGGTGTCCGGATGATCTTCGAGCAGCTCGTCCAGCGCGTCCATGCTCAGGCCGGCCACATCGAGCAGGCATGAGTCGATCCGGGCGCTAGCGTCCATCGGCATCCCTTACACACGCGCGTGCGCTGTCGGGGCCGTTGCACGCGAAACCTACCGCACCCTATAGGGAGGGTGCCGTGAGATTCCAAACGCCACAACCCGCTGTGCACGCTCACTGGACATAGGTGAGCGGTCCTCCCATCGTCCATACGATCAGGTGTGATCCACCAGCAGGTGCTGAAGGTTCCGGCATCGTCCTGGACGGCGGCCGTCGAGCCGGACGGCGAGATCCGCGACGGCGTCTGGGTCGCTGAACTCACCGGCGACGTTCTGGACGGCCGGCCCAAGGGCATGCGGCTGATCGCCAGGAAGGAACGACCGTACCCCGGGGCCCAGTTGCGGCTCACGGATGCGGACGGCATGCGGCTGACGTGCTTCGCCACCAACACCTCGGTCCGGCCGATCGCCGAACTCGAACTCCGTCACCGGCTGCGGGCCCGGGCCGAGGACCGCATCCGCGCCGCCCGCGCCACCGTCCTGCGCAACCTCTTCAACCGCATGATCGACTGCCTCCACCACAGCCTCACCCCACGGCACGAAAACGGTCCACCGACTCCGTCGGCGGACCGTCACGAAACTTCGAGGTCAGGGCCGTTTCCCGGCCGCCTCCTGGCTCATCCTTGCGGCGAGGGCCAGGAAGACCGAAAGATTCTGGACCATCTCCACGGGGAGCTTGGCCCACGGCTTTCCGTCACCATGCCGATGGATCTCCAGCCAGCCTTGTTTCACCGTGACCTGGTCGACCTCGTGCCAGCCGAGCCGGTGGTCGAGGTACCCGACACCGGCGGGATCGAGGTGGGCCCCGAAGAAGTCGACCCGTTCGCCCGCCTTCAGCCGGTCCCTGTCCTGCGGCAGCCGAACGCGCGTGAATGTCTTGTCCAGTTCGTCGATGAACCGGGCGACCCCCTTGTACGCGTCGGTCACCGCGATCTCGGCGCCCTCACGGGGACGCACCCAGAGTTCGTGTGTGGTGACGCTGGTGATCCCGTTCGTCACTTTGGTGCTGCTCCGCCGAACGCCGTCGATCTCGTCCCATGAGTACGCCTCCGGCACCTGCCCGGCGACCTCCCGGACGATGCCGTGCTGGTAGTGACCTACCCAGACCTGCGCCTGCCTTCTCGTGAGCGCGAGGAAGAGGAAATACCCGGCTGCGGCGACAATGGCGGCCCCCAAGATGAGCAGCGGCAGCCCGTAGTACCAGGCGCCGTCGCTCCGCTGGCCCTCCACCGCGGCCGAAATCCCCAGCCAGAGCACCGGCAGTCCGACCAGTGTCGGCAGCAGCACCACGATCCACGGGAAGCGCTTGGGCTCGGTCCACACCAGCCCCTGGCGCGAACCGAGTTCGAAGTCCCGCGCGACTCTGCCCATGGCGGGCGGAACAGGAGTGGAACCACGATCCGACACAAGCCCCCCAAGACCAGACAACAGAGGGCCATTATCGGGGGAGGGAAGCACGCATGGGAAGAACGTCTCGGCCCAGCCCATCGGTTGGGCGGACGGTCCCGCACCCTCGGGCCGGGACGGGCCTCGAATAGCCCGGCGGGAAGATCCGCGGGCATGGACCGCCACTTGATGCCGTTGTCGCACTGCCATTGCTTGAGCTACTGAACTCAGCGATCGGCCAGGTCGGCCCGATCGCCTTCGAACAGCGAACGGTGTCCACGACTCAGGGGAAGCCCCCCCGTTCACCGGGCGGGGTCGACTCGCAGGTCTCCGATTGTGTGCGGCACAACGCGAAGCTCGCCCGTGCGGACATGACAATCGCAAGCACGAGCCCAGCAAGGAGGAATACATAGAGGATCCGCCATGGCTGGGCCATCCGGTTGGGGCCGCGCATCCGCCTCATGCCAATCAGCAGCGTAAGTAACAAGGCGAACAGAAGCAGCGTCACCAGGAGATCCAGCACAGTGTCACTTTATGACCGCATCGGCCGTCTCCGACAGCCCTCATTCGCCGCCGCGGGGGCGCGGCGGCCTCGTGGCCTGTGCGGTGCGGCCCCCTGGGGCGCCACGGAGAGGTGCGCGACGGCCATCCGACCGAGACGGCCGCCTTGCAGGCGGTGGCCGAGAAGCTTGACATTCCACGCTCTGGTGCTCGGCGAGCCGCATGATCTCCGCGAAGTCGAGCGTGCAAGTCGGTCGATCTTGACGAACACGATCACGTCCAGTTCGGCGAGCCTGGTCAGGATGCGTTGCAGTCCCGGACGGTCGAGCCCGCGCGAGAAGCCCGAAACTCTATGTCTTCCTCGGCGGCCACGACCTCCCAGCCGCGTGCCTCGCACAGCGCTTCACAGGCCGCGCGCTGACGTT
This is a stretch of genomic DNA from Streptomyces sp. NBC_00285. It encodes these proteins:
- the fsxC gene encoding FxsC protein — encoded protein: MVQEPYFFLSYARKDDRDEFVKRFHDDLVLELRRIGADSTAQPPFRDVERLGLGADWSRVLGAAVGHCRAFVALYSPAYLHSEYCGKEWTAFWERLLRYRRETEMDVPALVPVLWEPMDTEVPDEVARFQYHEAGMGPEYSAQGLMQILRTDPTGPEYHRIVRKIAARVRIAAERFRLPVTPGLDLGDVRGLFPTAEHQGAAAPGTGHVQVFLAAGVTDPLPQGRQRPEYYGRSPREWTPYHPPKHPTVAHRAQRVIVQEGYTSNIEVVDDGLSSRLDDTMVNNQTSILLVDPWAVRIQTYRDALADYDGQNRPATCVLVPSHDSDEETADELVWQDLSRVLWRNWRRQNDPHDPLFRVQVGTDEFDAQLAVMLAVAQNRLMEMESTTPYRLPAGPPPPPLSGLTIPGPADPAGPRPPPTPPDAVPASRPAAPPPQEPPRHTGAYGTGDPEEPPGEPLATKDTGR
- the fxsA gene encoding FxSxx-COOH cyclophane-containing RiPP peptide, which codes for MDASARIDSCLLDVAGLSMDALDELLEDHPDTVLGAVLRRVVDEAVHPVGVPYAAFDSSML
- a CDS encoding DUF6585 family protein — protein: MGRVARDFELGSRQGLVWTEPKRFPWIVVLLPTLVGLPVLWLGISAAVEGQRSDGAWYYGLPLLILGAAIVAAAGYFLFLALTRRQAQVWVGHYQHGIVREVAGQVPEAYSWDEIDGVRRSSTKVTNGITSVTTHELWVRPREGAEIAVTDAYKGVARFIDELDKTFTRVRLPQDRDRLKAGERVDFFGAHLDPAGVGYLDHRLGWHEVDQVTVKQGWLEIHRHGDGKPWAKLPVEMVQNLSVFLALAARMSQEAAGKRP